In one Mycobacterium heckeshornense genomic region, the following are encoded:
- the rplI gene encoding 50S ribosomal protein L9, whose translation MKLILTADVDHLGSVGDTVEVKDGYGRNFLLPRGLAIVASRGAQKHADDIRRARESKRVRDLEHANEIKDALEALGPIPLPVRAAPDTGKLFGSVTAADVVAAIKKAGGPNLDKRIVRLPKEHIKSLGAHTARAHLHPEIDVELTLDVVAQG comes from the coding sequence ATGAAGCTGATCCTGACCGCCGACGTCGACCATCTCGGCTCGGTCGGCGACACCGTCGAGGTCAAAGACGGTTACGGCCGCAACTTCCTGCTTCCGCGGGGGTTGGCGATCGTCGCGTCACGCGGCGCGCAAAAGCACGCCGACGACATCCGCCGGGCCCGGGAGTCCAAACGGGTGCGCGACCTGGAGCACGCGAACGAAATCAAGGATGCGCTCGAGGCGCTGGGGCCGATCCCACTGCCGGTGCGGGCGGCACCCGACACCGGCAAGCTGTTCGGGTCGGTGACCGCCGCCGATGTCGTCGCCGCCATCAAGAAGGCGGGCGGGCCGAACCTGGACAAGCGGATCGTGCGGCTGCCCAAAGAGCACATCAAGTCGCTGGGCGCGCACACGGCGAGGGCGCACCTGCATCCCGAGATCGACGTCGAACTGACGCTCGACGTCGTCGCGCAGGGTTAA
- the rpsR gene encoding 30S ribosomal protein S18 — translation MAKSSKRRPAPEKPVKTRKCVFCAKKDLVIDYKDTALLRTYISERGKIRARRVTGNCVQHQRDIALAVKNAREMALLPFTSSAR, via the coding sequence ATGGCCAAATCCAGCAAGCGGCGCCCGGCACCGGAAAAGCCGGTCAAGACACGCAAGTGCGTGTTCTGCGCCAAAAAAGATCTGGTGATCGACTACAAAGACACAGCGCTGCTGCGCACTTATATCAGTGAGCGCGGCAAGATCCGGGCCCGCCGGGTCACCGGCAACTGCGTACAGCACCAGCGCGACATCGCGCTCGCGGTGAAGAACGCCCGCGAGATGGCGTTACTGCCCTTCACCTCTTCGGCGCGGTAG
- a CDS encoding single-stranded DNA-binding protein — translation MAGDTTITVVGNLTADPELRFTPSGAAVANFTVASTPRIYDRQTGEWKDGEALFLRCNIWREAAENVAESLTRGSRVIVTGRLKQRSFETREGEKRTVVEVEVDEIGPSLRYATAKVNKASRSGGGGGGPRPAAAQGSGTSADDPWGSAPASGSFGGGDDEPPF, via the coding sequence GTGGCTGGTGACACCACCATCACCGTCGTCGGCAACTTGACCGCTGACCCCGAACTGCGGTTCACCCCGTCGGGTGCCGCCGTGGCGAACTTCACCGTCGCGTCGACACCGCGGATCTACGACCGCCAAACCGGGGAATGGAAGGACGGGGAGGCGCTGTTCCTGCGGTGCAACATCTGGCGTGAGGCCGCCGAGAACGTGGCCGAGAGCTTGACCCGCGGGTCGCGTGTGATCGTGACCGGACGGCTCAAGCAGCGTTCGTTCGAAACCCGGGAGGGCGAGAAGCGCACGGTGGTCGAGGTCGAAGTCGACGAGATCGGCCCGTCACTGCGCTACGCCACCGCCAAGGTCAACAAGGCCAGCCGCAGCGGCGGCGGCGGCGGTGGACCTCGCCCGGCGGCGGCCCAAGGCAGCGGCACAAGCGCCGACGACCCGTGGGGCAGCGCCCCGGCGTCCGGCTCGTTCGGTGGTGGCGACGACGAACCGCCTTTCTAA
- the rpsF gene encoding 30S ribosomal protein S6, with amino-acid sequence MRPYEIMVILDPTLDERTIAPSLEAFLNVVRKDGGTVEKVDIWGRRRLAYEIAKHSEGIYAVIDVKAAPATVTELDRQLKLNESVMRTKVIRTDKH; translated from the coding sequence ATGCGTCCGTACGAAATCATGGTCATCCTCGACCCGACCCTCGACGAGCGCACCATAGCCCCGTCGCTGGAGGCGTTTCTCAATGTGGTCCGCAAGGACGGCGGCACCGTGGAGAAGGTCGATATCTGGGGTCGGCGGCGGCTGGCTTACGAAATCGCGAAGCATTCCGAGGGCATCTATGCGGTGATCGACGTCAAGGCCGCTCCGGCGACGGTGACCGAACTGGACCGCCAGCTCAAACTCAATGAGTCGGTAATGCGGACCAAAGTGATACGCACCGACAAGCACTAG
- a CDS encoding glycosyltransferase family 87 protein, whose translation MTDTDTRRATISPRPLAADLRSADERDCPSRTDALGSALSTVIGGPVGRHALIGRAPFLTPVRVMFVIALVFLALGWSTKAACLQSTGTGPGDQQVANWSNQRAYYQLCYSDTVPLYGAELLSQGKFPYKSSWIETDSAGKPQTRYDGRPAVRYMEYPVLTGVYQYASMALAKTYTALSKLHVLPVVAEVVVFFDVAAFGLALAWLATVWASAGLAGRRVWDAALVAASPLLIFQAFTNFDALPTAFAISGLLAWARRRPVLAGVLIGLGVAAKLYPVLFLVPLAILGIRVGRLAEVIRAAAAALVTWLAVNLPVMVLFPRGWSEFFRLNTRRGDDMDSVYNVIKSFTGWRGFDPELGFWQPPVVLNTVVAVLFLLCCSAIAYVALTAPQRPRVAQLAFLVVAAFLLTNKVWSPQFSLWLVPLAVLAVPHRRILLAWMTIDAVVWVPRMYFLYSAPNRGLPEQWFTAAVLLRDAAVVLLCVLVVRQIYRPTEDLVRWGGRLDDPAGGIFDRGADAPPSWLPGWLRPPKLRRTAAP comes from the coding sequence GTGACCGACACCGACACCCGTCGCGCGACCATCTCGCCGCGGCCGTTGGCCGCTGACTTGCGAAGCGCCGACGAGCGCGACTGCCCCAGCCGCACAGACGCTTTGGGCTCGGCGCTGTCGACGGTGATCGGCGGGCCGGTGGGCCGGCACGCCCTCATCGGCCGTGCACCGTTTCTGACCCCGGTGCGGGTGATGTTTGTGATCGCGCTGGTGTTCTTGGCGCTGGGCTGGTCGACGAAGGCCGCGTGTCTGCAAAGCACCGGCACCGGGCCGGGTGACCAGCAAGTGGCCAACTGGTCCAACCAGCGCGCGTACTACCAGTTGTGCTACTCCGACACGGTGCCACTCTACGGCGCGGAGTTGTTGAGCCAGGGCAAGTTTCCCTACAAGTCCAGTTGGATCGAAACCGACTCGGCCGGCAAACCACAGACCCGCTACGACGGCCGGCCCGCGGTGCGCTACATGGAGTATCCGGTGTTGACCGGGGTCTATCAGTACGCGTCGATGGCGCTGGCCAAGACCTACACCGCGCTGAGCAAGCTGCATGTGCTGCCGGTGGTGGCCGAGGTGGTGGTGTTTTTCGATGTTGCCGCATTTGGGTTGGCGCTGGCCTGGCTGGCGACCGTGTGGGCCAGCGCGGGCCTTGCCGGTCGGCGGGTGTGGGACGCGGCGCTGGTGGCCGCCTCGCCGCTGTTGATCTTTCAGGCCTTCACCAATTTCGACGCGTTGCCAACAGCTTTCGCCATCAGCGGACTGCTGGCGTGGGCCCGTCGGCGGCCGGTGCTGGCCGGTGTGCTGATCGGCCTGGGCGTCGCAGCCAAGCTGTATCCGGTGTTGTTTCTGGTGCCGCTGGCCATCCTCGGTATTCGGGTGGGGCGGCTCGCGGAGGTAATCCGTGCGGCGGCGGCGGCGCTGGTCACGTGGCTGGCAGTGAATCTCCCGGTGATGGTGCTGTTTCCGCGGGGTTGGTCAGAGTTCTTCCGGCTCAACACCCGACGCGGCGACGACATGGATTCGGTTTACAACGTCATCAAGTCATTCACCGGCTGGCGTGGCTTCGACCCCGAACTCGGATTTTGGCAGCCGCCGGTGGTGTTGAACACCGTCGTCGCCGTGTTGTTCCTATTGTGTTGCAGCGCTATCGCATACGTCGCACTGACGGCTCCGCAGCGGCCCCGGGTGGCGCAGCTGGCATTTTTGGTGGTCGCGGCTTTCCTGTTGACCAACAAGGTGTGGAGTCCGCAGTTCTCGCTGTGGCTGGTGCCGCTGGCGGTGCTGGCGGTGCCGCATCGCCGGATCCTGTTGGCGTGGATGACAATCGACGCGGTGGTGTGGGTGCCGCGGATGTATTTCCTGTACAGCGCGCCTAATCGGGGCCTGCCCGAGCAGTGGTTCACCGCCGCGGTGCTGCTGCGCGACGCCGCCGTGGTGCTGCTATGTGTGCTGGTGGTGCGCCAGATCTATCGCCCGACCGAGGATCTGGTGCGCTGGGGCGGACGCCTGGATGATCCGGCGGGCGGCATCTTTGACCGGGGCGCCGACGCGCCGCCCAGCTGGCTGCCCGGCTGGCTGCGGCCGCCGAAGCTGCGCCGAACCGCCGCACCCTGA
- a CDS encoding transglycosylase domain-containing protein codes for MNSEGRHDRSSTDVPLGPAPGGAARHSRDRRSRGPSRPARSGPTHRPIPPDDRLTTVLPPVTDDTSPGLRDPIEEVKAALDGTRPRTPQRAPIETVAAALDSAPPPRGHRPLTGGPPPGGLPPGGPPARRPPHRLGQLGRRLQQLNWDRLHHLNWVWVRRGLYVGAAVLLVLPIITFAMAYFIVDVPKPGDIRTNQVSTILASDGSELAKIIPPEGNRVDVDLKQVPVHVRRAVLAAEDRNFYSNPGFSLTGFARAVKNNIFGGDLQGGSTITQQYVKNALVGSQRVGFGGLIRKAKELVVATKMSGEWSKDDVLQAYLNIIYFGRGAYGIAAASKAYFDKPVEQLTVAEGALLAALIQRPSTLDPAVNLKGATIRWNWVLDGMVETGALSPSDRTQQVFPQTVPPELARAQNQTTGPNGLIERQVTKELLDLFNIDEKTLYTQGLQITTTIDPQAQHAAEKAVSTYLDGQDPEMRAAVVSIDPHNGAVRAYYGGADANGFDFAQAGLQTGSSFKVFALVAALEQGIGLGYQVDSSPLTVDGIKISNVEGESCGTCSIAEALKRSLNTSYYRLMLKLKHGPQDVADAAHRAGVATSFPGVPHTLSEDGKGGPPNNGIVLGQYQTRVIDMASAYATLAASGVYHAPHFVQKVVNSDGQVLFDAATQGNNGEQRIDKAVADNVTSAMQPIAGYSRGHNLAGGRLSAAKTGTTQLGDTDANKDAWMVGYTPSLSTAVWVGTVRGDKPLVNKWGSPVWGSSLPSDIWKATMDGALKGTPNESFPKPATIGGYAGVPAAPPPRVEAPPSETVIQPTIEVAPGITIPIGPPTTVPVAPAPGPVAPAPGGFAPGPGPFAPPGAPLAPAPPP; via the coding sequence GTGAATAGCGAAGGGCGCCACGACCGCTCATCCACCGACGTCCCGCTCGGACCGGCGCCGGGCGGTGCGGCCAGGCACAGCCGGGATCGCCGGTCACGCGGTCCTTCCCGCCCGGCGCGCAGTGGGCCGACGCATCGGCCGATACCGCCTGACGACCGGTTGACGACCGTCTTGCCACCCGTCACCGATGACACCTCGCCCGGCCTGCGCGACCCGATCGAGGAGGTCAAGGCGGCGCTGGATGGCACTCGGCCCAGAACCCCGCAGCGGGCTCCAATCGAAACGGTTGCGGCCGCGCTGGACAGTGCCCCGCCGCCGCGCGGGCACCGCCCGCTGACCGGCGGCCCGCCGCCCGGCGGCCTGCCACCCGGCGGCCCCCCGGCAAGGAGGCCGCCGCATCGGCTTGGCCAGTTGGGCCGGCGACTGCAGCAGCTGAATTGGGATCGGCTGCACCATCTCAACTGGGTGTGGGTGCGACGCGGCCTCTACGTCGGCGCGGCCGTGCTGCTGGTATTGCCGATCATCACCTTCGCCATGGCCTATTTCATCGTCGACGTTCCCAAACCGGGAGACATTCGCACCAACCAGGTTTCGACGATCTTGGCCAGCGACGGCTCTGAGCTCGCCAAAATTATTCCGCCCGAAGGCAATCGGGTCGACGTCGATCTCAAACAGGTACCTGTGCATGTGCGCCGGGCGGTGCTGGCCGCCGAAGACCGCAACTTCTACTCCAATCCGGGCTTTTCGCTGACGGGTTTCGCGCGGGCGGTGAAGAACAATATCTTCGGCGGCGACCTGCAGGGCGGTTCGACGATCACGCAACAATATGTGAAGAACGCACTGGTCGGGTCTCAGCGCGTCGGATTCGGCGGGTTGATCCGTAAGGCCAAAGAGCTCGTCGTCGCCACCAAGATGTCGGGGGAGTGGTCCAAAGACGATGTGCTGCAGGCCTACCTGAACATCATCTACTTCGGCCGAGGCGCCTACGGCATCGCAGCCGCGTCCAAGGCTTACTTCGACAAACCCGTCGAGCAGCTCACCGTCGCGGAGGGCGCGCTGCTGGCCGCACTGATCCAGCGACCGTCCACGCTTGATCCTGCGGTCAATCTCAAGGGCGCGACGATCCGCTGGAATTGGGTGCTCGACGGGATGGTGGAGACCGGGGCGCTGTCACCGAGTGACCGCACGCAACAGGTGTTTCCGCAAACCGTGCCGCCGGAGCTGGCCCGCGCGCAGAACCAAACCACCGGACCCAATGGCCTGATCGAACGGCAGGTGACCAAGGAGCTGCTGGACCTGTTCAACATCGACGAAAAAACGCTGTACACCCAGGGACTGCAGATCACCACCACCATCGACCCGCAAGCCCAGCACGCGGCGGAGAAAGCGGTGTCGACCTACCTCGACGGCCAGGACCCCGAGATGCGGGCCGCGGTGGTGTCGATCGATCCGCACAACGGAGCGGTGCGGGCATACTACGGTGGCGCGGATGCCAACGGTTTCGACTTCGCCCAAGCGGGGCTGCAGACGGGCTCCTCGTTCAAGGTATTCGCGTTGGTGGCTGCCCTGGAGCAGGGTATCGGCCTGGGTTACCAGGTGGACAGCTCACCGCTGACGGTCGACGGCATCAAGATCAGCAACGTCGAGGGTGAAAGCTGCGGAACATGCTCTATCGCCGAGGCGCTGAAACGGTCACTCAACACCTCCTACTACCGGCTGATGCTCAAGCTCAAACACGGCCCGCAAGACGTCGCCGACGCCGCGCACCGAGCCGGCGTCGCCACCAGCTTTCCCGGTGTGCCGCATACCTTGTCTGAAGACGGTAAAGGCGGCCCGCCCAACAACGGAATTGTGTTGGGCCAGTATCAGACTCGGGTCATCGATATGGCCTCGGCCTATGCCACCCTGGCGGCGTCGGGTGTCTACCACGCGCCGCATTTCGTGCAAAAGGTCGTCAACTCCGATGGCCAGGTGCTCTTCGACGCCGCTACCCAGGGTAACAACGGCGAGCAGCGCATCGACAAGGCCGTCGCCGACAACGTCACGTCCGCGATGCAGCCGATAGCCGGCTATTCGCGCGGGCACAATCTGGCCGGGGGGCGCTTGTCGGCGGCCAAGACCGGGACCACACAGCTGGGTGACACCGACGCGAACAAGGACGCCTGGATGGTCGGCTACACCCCGTCGCTGTCGACCGCAGTCTGGGTCGGCACCGTCCGGGGCGACAAGCCGCTGGTCAACAAGTGGGGTTCGCCGGTATGGGGGTCGAGTTTACCGTCGGATATCTGGAAGGCGACCATGGACGGCGCGCTGAAAGGCACCCCCAACGAGTCGTTTCCCAAACCGGCCACGATCGGTGGCTACGCGGGGGTGCCCGCGGCCCCGCCGCCGCGGGTGGAGGCGCCGCCGTCGGAGACCGTGATTCAGCCGACGATCGAAGTGGCACCGGGCATCACGATTCCGATCGGCCCGCCCACCACCGTTCCCGTGGCGCCGGCCCCCGGCCCTGTCGCGCCGGCGCCAGGTGGGTTCGCGCCGGGGCCGGGTCCCTTCGCACCGCCGGGAGCGCCCCTAGCGCCCGCACCGCCACCGTGA
- a CDS encoding DUF5318 family protein: protein MRLQRQVVDYALRRRSLLAEVYSGRTGISEVCDADPYLLRAAKYHGRPSPVMCPICRKEQLTLVSWVFGEHLGPVSGSARTSEELVLLASRFDEFSVHVVEVCRTCSWNHLVKSYVLGAARPARPPRGSRGTRAARNGARTASE from the coding sequence ATGCGACTCCAGCGACAGGTGGTGGACTACGCATTGCGCCGCCGCTCACTGCTGGCCGAGGTGTACTCGGGACGCACCGGCATCTCGGAGGTGTGTGACGCCGATCCCTACCTGCTGCGCGCTGCGAAATACCATGGCAGACCCAGCCCGGTGATGTGCCCGATCTGCCGGAAAGAGCAGCTGACGCTGGTGTCGTGGGTGTTCGGCGAGCATCTGGGACCGGTGTCGGGTTCGGCCCGCACCAGCGAAGAGCTGGTCTTGCTGGCGTCCCGCTTCGACGAGTTTTCGGTACACGTAGTGGAGGTGTGTCGGACCTGCAGCTGGAATCACCTGGTCAAGTCGTATGTCCTGGGTGCGGCACGCCCGGCCCGTCCTCCTCGGGGGTCGCGCGGCACCCGGGCAGCGCGCAACGGTGCCCGCACGGCCAGTGAATAG
- a CDS encoding PadR family transcriptional regulator, translated as MLELAILGLLLESPMHGYELRKRLTGLLGAFRAFSYGSLYPALRRMQADGLIAENAAPAGTPVRRARRVYQLTDAGRRRFAELVADTGPHNYTDDGFGVHLAFFNRTPAEARMRILEGRRRQVEERREGLRQAVARASSSFDRYTRQLHQLGLESSEREVKWLNELIAAERVAQGHAEQA; from the coding sequence GTGCTGGAGCTGGCCATCCTCGGTCTCCTGCTCGAGTCACCCATGCATGGCTACGAGTTGCGCAAGCGGCTGACGGGTCTACTCGGTGCCTTCCGCGCGTTTTCGTACGGCTCGCTGTATCCGGCGTTGCGGCGCATGCAGGCCGACGGCCTGATCGCCGAGAACGCAGCCCCGGCCGGGACGCCGGTGCGGCGGGCCCGGCGGGTGTACCAACTCACCGACGCCGGTCGGCGGCGTTTCGCCGAACTGGTGGCCGACACCGGTCCGCACAACTACACCGACGACGGCTTCGGGGTACACCTGGCGTTTTTCAACCGCACTCCGGCCGAGGCGCGGATGCGGATTTTGGAAGGGCGCCGCCGCCAAGTCGAAGAGCGCCGGGAAGGTCTGCGTCAAGCAGTGGCGCGGGCCAGCAGCTCGTTCGACCGCTATACCCGCCAGCTGCATCAACTCGGGCTGGAGTCCAGCGAGCGCGAAGTCAAGTGGCTCAACGAGTTGATCGCCGCGGAGCGGGTCGCCCAAGGTCACGCCGAGCAGGCGTAG
- a CDS encoding inositol-3-phosphate synthase, with the protein MSEHKPPQAPGAQPEIRVAIVGVGNCASSLVQGVQYYQDADENSSVPGLMHVRFGPYHVRDVKFVAAFDVDAKKVGFDLSEAIFASENNTIKIADVPPTDVVVQRGPTLDGIGKYYADTIELSDADAVDVAKVLRDAEVDVLVSYLPVGSEQADKFYAQCAIDAGAAFVNALPVFIASDPVWAAKFADAGVPIIGDDIKSQVGATITHRVLAKLFEDRGVQLDRTMQLNVGGNMDFLNMLERERLESKKISKTRAVTSNLQREFKTKDVHIGPSDHVGWLDDRKWAYVRLEGRAFGDVPLNLEYKLEVWDSPNSAGVIIDAIRAAKIAKDRGIGGPVVAASAYLMKSPPQQLPDDIARARLEEFIKA; encoded by the coding sequence ATGAGTGAGCACAAGCCGCCGCAGGCGCCGGGGGCGCAGCCAGAGATCCGAGTCGCCATTGTCGGCGTCGGTAACTGCGCGTCCTCGCTGGTCCAGGGCGTTCAGTATTACCAGGACGCTGACGAGAACTCCTCGGTGCCCGGCTTGATGCACGTGCGGTTCGGGCCCTACCACGTCCGCGACGTCAAGTTCGTCGCCGCGTTCGACGTCGACGCCAAGAAGGTCGGGTTCGACCTGTCGGAGGCGATCTTCGCGTCGGAGAACAATACCATCAAGATCGCCGACGTCCCGCCCACCGACGTGGTCGTGCAGCGCGGACCGACGCTCGACGGCATCGGCAAGTACTACGCCGACACCATCGAGCTTTCCGACGCCGACGCGGTCGATGTGGCCAAGGTGCTGCGCGACGCCGAGGTCGATGTGCTGGTGTCCTACCTGCCGGTGGGCTCGGAGCAGGCCGACAAGTTCTACGCTCAGTGCGCGATCGACGCCGGCGCGGCGTTCGTCAACGCGCTGCCGGTGTTCATCGCGTCCGATCCGGTGTGGGCGGCCAAGTTCGCCGACGCCGGGGTGCCGATCATCGGCGACGACATCAAAAGCCAGGTCGGCGCCACGATCACGCATCGGGTGCTGGCCAAGCTGTTCGAGGACCGCGGTGTGCAGCTGGACCGCACCATGCAGCTCAACGTCGGCGGCAACATGGACTTCCTCAACATGCTCGAGCGCGAGCGGCTGGAGTCGAAGAAGATCTCCAAAACCCGGGCGGTCACGAGCAACCTGCAACGCGAGTTCAAAACCAAGGACGTGCACATCGGCCCGTCCGACCACGTCGGCTGGCTCGACGACCGAAAGTGGGCCTATGTGCGGCTGGAAGGCCGCGCCTTCGGCGACGTACCGCTGAACCTGGAGTACAAGCTCGAGGTGTGGGACTCGCCGAACTCGGCCGGCGTCATCATCGACGCCATCCGGGCGGCCAAGATCGCCAAAGACCGCGGCATCGGCGGCCCGGTCGTCGCGGCGTCGGCCTATCTGATGAAAAGCCCGCCACAGCAGCTGCCCGACGACATCGCGCGCGCCCGGCTCGAAGAGTTCATCAAGGCTTAA
- a CDS encoding alpha/beta fold hydrolase, translating into MTDISDDELAGLSEFALLPENAEQAGVTGALPSVERVDAGAISALRWGDRPPRVVFLHGGGQNAHTWDTVIVGLGEPALAVDLPGHGHSAWRDDGDYSPRRNAEALIPVLRELASGAELVVGMSLGGLTAIAVGAAAPELVRELVLVDVTPSSLQRHAELTDEQRGTVALMHGERVFPDFAAMLQQAVAAAPHRDVKSLRRGVFHNSRRLDDGRWTWRYDAMRTAPDFAGLWDDVQSLAAPVTLVRGGMSGFVGDDDIVELRRRAKCFRGVHVVNDSGHSVQSDQPRTLVGILRTVLDR; encoded by the coding sequence GTGACTGACATCTCCGACGACGAATTAGCTGGGCTATCCGAGTTCGCGCTGCTGCCCGAGAACGCCGAGCAGGCCGGGGTAACCGGGGCGTTGCCCAGCGTGGAGCGCGTCGACGCCGGCGCGATCAGTGCGCTGCGCTGGGGCGACCGTCCGCCGCGGGTGGTGTTCCTGCACGGCGGGGGGCAAAACGCGCATACCTGGGACACCGTCATCGTCGGTTTGGGCGAGCCGGCGCTGGCGGTGGACCTTCCCGGCCACGGCCATTCGGCCTGGCGTGACGACGGCGACTACTCGCCGCGGCGCAACGCCGAGGCGCTGATACCGGTACTGCGGGAGCTGGCTTCGGGCGCCGAGCTGGTGGTGGGCATGTCGTTGGGTGGGTTGACCGCGATAGCGGTGGGCGCCGCGGCACCCGAGTTGGTGCGCGAACTGGTGCTGGTCGACGTCACCCCGTCGTCGTTGCAGCGACACGCCGAGCTCACCGACGAACAGCGCGGCACGGTGGCGTTGATGCACGGCGAGCGGGTATTCCCCGACTTTGCGGCCATGCTGCAGCAGGCAGTCGCCGCCGCACCGCACCGCGACGTGAAATCGTTGCGGCGGGGCGTGTTTCACAATTCGCGCCGGCTCGACGACGGACGCTGGACGTGGCGCTACGACGCGATGCGCACCGCACCCGATTTCGCCGGCCTGTGGGACGACGTGCAATCCCTCGCCGCGCCCGTCACGCTGGTCCGCGGCGGCATGTCAGGTTTCGTCGGAGACGACGACATCGTCGAATTACGCCGGCGCGCAAAGTGTTTCCGTGGTGTCCACGTGGTCAACGACTCCGGGCATTCGGTGCAAAGCGATCAGCCCCGGACCCTGGTCGGCATCCTGCGGACAGTGCTCGACCGCTAA
- a CDS encoding LLM class F420-dependent oxidoreductase, giving the protein MTQPVRIGVQLQPQHASQYRIIRDAVRRCEDIGVDAVFNWDHFFPLYGDPDGAHFECWTMLGAWAEQTSRIQIGALVTCNSYRNPDLLADMARTVDHISGGRLILGIGSGWKKKDYDEYGYEFGTAASRLDDLAAALPRIKSRLARLNPAPTHHIPILIGGQGEKKTLRLVAQYADMWHSFATRDTYPAKAAVLADHCAAVGRNPETIEHSAAVGGETGARGDDALIAEAEDLTRLGVTLLTVGSSGPDYDLSAAEALCRWRDSR; this is encoded by the coding sequence ATGACGCAGCCCGTACGCATCGGTGTGCAGTTGCAGCCGCAGCACGCCTCCCAATACCGCATCATCCGCGACGCGGTCCGCCGTTGTGAAGACATCGGTGTCGACGCGGTGTTCAACTGGGACCACTTCTTCCCGCTCTACGGTGACCCCGATGGCGCTCACTTCGAATGCTGGACGATGCTGGGCGCCTGGGCTGAGCAGACGTCACGCATCCAGATCGGCGCGCTGGTGACCTGCAACTCCTACCGGAATCCGGACCTGCTCGCCGACATGGCCCGCACCGTCGACCACATCAGCGGCGGCCGGCTGATTCTCGGCATTGGATCTGGCTGGAAAAAGAAGGACTACGACGAATACGGCTACGAATTCGGCACGGCCGCCAGCCGGCTCGACGACCTGGCCGCCGCATTGCCGCGCATCAAATCGCGTCTGGCCCGTTTGAATCCGGCGCCTACGCACCACATTCCGATCCTCATCGGCGGGCAGGGCGAGAAAAAGACGTTGCGGCTCGTCGCCCAGTACGCCGACATGTGGCACAGCTTCGCCACCCGCGACACCTACCCGGCCAAGGCGGCGGTGCTGGCCGATCACTGCGCGGCGGTCGGGCGCAACCCCGAGACCATCGAACACTCCGCCGCGGTCGGCGGCGAAACCGGGGCGCGCGGCGACGACGCGCTGATCGCCGAGGCCGAGGATCTCACCCGGTTGGGTGTGACATTGCTGACGGTCGGCTCCTCCGGTCCCGACTACGACTTGAGCGCCGCCGAGGCGTTGTGCCGGTGGCGCGACAGCCGGTAG
- a CDS encoding GntR family transcriptional regulator, whose product MPKKYGVKEKDLVVSHILNLVLTGKLRTGDRVDRNEIAKQLGISRVPIQEALVQLEHDGILSTRYHRGAFIERFDEDTVAEHHELYGMLNGMASARAAANPTPRILGQLDTLLRVLRTAGESRAFLDAAAQYRRTVNDEYAGPRLHAAIRATQTLIPRMFWATYQNGRDELLPFYEEETSAIHRRDPAAARAACIGRADVMGKVMLAELVRRGVFAPPGWVGSGSAHAVAL is encoded by the coding sequence ATGCCCAAGAAGTACGGGGTCAAAGAGAAGGACCTGGTCGTCTCCCACATCCTGAACCTGGTGCTGACCGGCAAGCTGCGCACCGGCGACCGCGTCGACCGCAACGAGATCGCCAAGCAACTCGGGATCAGCCGCGTCCCCATCCAGGAGGCGCTGGTGCAGCTCGAACACGACGGCATCCTGTCCACCCGCTATCACCGCGGCGCGTTTATCGAGCGTTTCGACGAGGACACCGTCGCCGAACATCACGAGCTCTACGGGATGCTCAACGGCATGGCCTCCGCGCGCGCGGCGGCCAACCCGACGCCGCGGATCCTCGGGCAGCTCGACACCCTGCTGCGCGTGCTGCGCACTGCCGGGGAATCGCGCGCTTTCCTCGACGCCGCGGCGCAGTACCGGCGCACCGTCAATGACGAGTACGCCGGGCCGCGGTTACATGCCGCGATCCGCGCCACCCAAACCCTGATCCCGCGAATGTTCTGGGCGACCTATCAGAACGGCCGCGACGAACTCTTGCCCTTCTACGAAGAGGAGACCTCGGCCATCCATCGACGCGACCCGGCCGCTGCGCGCGCCGCATGCATCGGCCGCGCCGACGTGATGGGCAAAGTCATGCTCGCCGAACTGGTTCGCCGCGGGGTGTTCGCCCCTCCCGGTTGGGTGGGTTCCGGGTCTGCGCACGCCGTCGCGCTGTGA